GGCCACGTAGTCCAGCCCGTACATCCCGTGGAAGCTGCGCAGCATGCCCTCGTTGAACGCCTTGGCGGCCCCGTAGAACGTGTCGTTGTGGTACGGGTGGTGCCGTTCGCTGGTGGGGAACTCCTCGGCCAGGCCGTAGACCGACGCCGACGACGAGGCGATCACCTTGCGGACGCCCTCGGCGGCGGCTGCCTCCAGCACGTTGAACGTGCCGTCGACGAGCACCTCGTTGGCCAGCCGGGGCTCCTCGGCGCACTGCGTGATCCGGATGGCGGCGAGGTGGAAGACGAGGTCCTTGCCCCGGGTGACGTCGCGGACGAGGTCGACATCGCGGATGTCGCCCTCCACCACGCGTACCCGATCGTCCCGCAGCGCCCACTTCAGGTTCTCGCGCCGACCGCGCACGAGGTTGTCGAGGACGACGACCTCGCTGGCACCGCCCTCCACGAGCAGGTCGACCACGTGCGAGCCGATCGTGCCGGCTCCGCCTGTCACCAGGGCACGCGCATTCTTGACCGAAACCGCAGCACTCATCGTTCGGACTCTCCTTCCAGATCGACCATCACGCCGCCTTTGGTGAGACTGTGCGAGGCTGCCTGCAGGATCTGCAGAACCCGGAGGCCGGATCGGCCGTCGGTGAGCGCGGGCGACCCGGTGCGGATGGCGCGCGCGTACTCCTCGACCATGGTTCGCAACGCTTCGCGCTCGGTCAGTGCCGGCGCCACCATGTCGCCCGAGCGGTAGGACACGAGCATGTCGTGGCGTTCTTCGGCGCCGAGTTCGTCGGGCGTCGCCACGTCGACGCCCCGATCGAAGATCGCCAGCCGTTGGCTGGGGTTGAGGTCGTCCCAGACCAGGGTGCGCTTGGACCCGCCGATGATGGCGGTGCGGATCTTGACCGGGGAGAGCCAGTTGACGTGGATGTGCGCGATCGCGCCGGTGTTGAGCTGGAGCGTGAGGTAGGCGACGCAACTGCGGCCGGCGCCGATGCCGTCGACACCGTGGGCGGCGACGGCCACCGGCACCACGTCCGGTGGCAGCACGAAGTCCAGGATGGACAGATCGTGCGGCGCCAGGTCCCAGATCACGTCGATGTCCCGCTGGACCAGGCCGAGATTGATGCGAACCGAGTCGAGGTAGTGCAGCTCGCCCAGCTCGCCGGCATGCAGCAGCTCGCGGATGCGAAGAACCGCCGGGGTGTAGCAGTAGGTGTGGTCGCACATGAGCGTGAGCCCGCGCCGGTCGGCTTCCTCGACGAGTTGGCGGCCCTCGTCGTAGGTGGCGGCGAGCGGCTTCTCCACCAGCACGTGCTTGCCGGCGCGCAGCGCGGCCAACGCCACCGGCAGGTGGGTGCCGGCCGGGGTGGCGATCGCGACGGCCTGCACCGCGTCGTCGGCCAGTACGGTGTCGAGGTCGTCGGTGACCTGCACGGTCGAGTAGTCCCCGAGCACACGACGGGCCCGTTCGACGTCGAGGTCGCACAGCCAGCGAAGGCGGAACGCGGTGGATCCCTGGAAGTTGCGAACCAGGTTGGGGCCCCAGTAGCCGGCGCCGATGACGGCGATCCCGATGGGTTTGTCGGACACGGCAGGTGAAGAAGTCACGGTGATCCGTTTCGTCTACGGCGGTTCGTGGTGGGCGACCAAGAGCCGACGTCCGACACAGCGCGGTGTCGGACCAGGATTGGCGCCCGTTGACCTGGCCCGCCCCGGGAAGCTACCGGCCGGCGATCGGCGTGGACAGCGCTGTGTCGGATTTCGGCGGGCCGCCGCTGGGGAACCCGTACCTTCGGCCCAGGCGTACCGGCTGTCGGTCGCGTCAATTCCAGCCGACGGGTGCGTGACACCGGCCGCCTCAACGGCAGCCGGCAGTCCGCGCTGGTTCCTACAGTGATGGGCACCGAACCCGCGACGAGGAACGAGATGACCGATTCTGTGGAGCCACACCGCAACGACGTGTTCGTCGCACCCGGCGCCGATGTCGACGGACGCGCGACGATCCAGCCCGGCACGAAGATCTGGCATCTCGCCCAGGTGCGGGAGGACGCCCGCCTCGGGCGTGACTGCGTGAT
The nucleotide sequence above comes from Micromonospora luteifusca. Encoded proteins:
- a CDS encoding NAD-dependent epimerase/dehydratase family protein, whose translation is MSAAVSVKNARALVTGGAGTIGSHVVDLLVEGGASEVVVLDNLVRGRRENLKWALRDDRVRVVEGDIRDVDLVRDVTRGKDLVFHLAAIRITQCAEEPRLANEVLVDGTFNVLEAAAAEGVRKVIASSSASVYGLAEEFPTSERHHPYHNDTFYGAAKAFNEGMLRSFHGMYGLDYVALRYFNVYGQRMDVHGLYTEVLIRWMERIDAGLPPLILGDGTQTMDFVDVVDIARANILAAESAHTDEVFNIASGVETSLEELARTLLSVMKSDLSPEYGPARKVNGVTRRLADTSAAARALGFRAEIGLREGLQGLVEWWRAEQPAHGGSQEAR
- a CDS encoding Gfo/Idh/MocA family protein, which produces MTSSPAVSDKPIGIAVIGAGYWGPNLVRNFQGSTAFRLRWLCDLDVERARRVLGDYSTVQVTDDLDTVLADDAVQAVAIATPAGTHLPVALAALRAGKHVLVEKPLAATYDEGRQLVEEADRRGLTLMCDHTYCYTPAVLRIRELLHAGELGELHYLDSVRINLGLVQRDIDVIWDLAPHDLSILDFVLPPDVVPVAVAAHGVDGIGAGRSCVAYLTLQLNTGAIAHIHVNWLSPVKIRTAIIGGSKRTLVWDDLNPSQRLAIFDRGVDVATPDELGAEERHDMLVSYRSGDMVAPALTEREALRTMVEEYARAIRTGSPALTDGRSGLRVLQILQAASHSLTKGGVMVDLEGESER